The proteins below are encoded in one region of Candidatus Saganbacteria bacterium:
- a CDS encoding pseudouridine synthase produces MKENIRIQKYLSQCGVASRRASEKMIEDGLVCANKRLAMIGQSIDPDKDEITVKGRLIKPGQKNIYIALNKPQGYISSCSRSQGAALVDLVKINEKVFPVGRLDKDSEGLILLTNDGELANRLTHPRYECEKEYEVKVNAEEIKAEELKSLERGVVIEEGRTKPCKLKQTGKNSFRIIIKEGKKRQIRRMCQAIGKKVVRLKRIRIKELELGDLMTGKWRHLTEEEIKRLRA; encoded by the coding sequence ATGAAAGAAAATATACGCATCCAGAAATATCTTTCCCAGTGCGGGGTTGCTTCGCGCAGGGCGTCCGAAAAGATGATCGAAGACGGGCTGGTGTGCGCGAACAAACGTCTTGCCATGATCGGGCAGAGCATCGATCCTGATAAAGACGAGATCACCGTAAAAGGCCGTCTTATAAAACCTGGCCAGAAAAATATATATATTGCACTTAACAAACCCCAGGGTTATATATCTTCATGTTCCAGGTCCCAGGGCGCGGCACTTGTTGACCTTGTCAAGATAAATGAGAAAGTATTTCCCGTGGGCCGTTTGGATAAAGATTCCGAGGGCCTGATACTCCTGACGAACGACGGAGAGCTCGCGAACCGCCTTACGCATCCTAGATACGAATGCGAGAAGGAATACGAAGTTAAAGTAAACGCTGAAGAGATAAAGGCTGAAGAGCTGAAGTCGCTCGAAAGGGGCGTGGTCATTGAAGAGGGGAGGACAAAACCCTGTAAACTCAAACAGACCGGCAAAAATTCTTTCAGGATAATAATCAAAGAAGGCAAAAAAAGGCAGATAAGAAGGATGTGCCAGGCGATAGGAAAGAAAGTGGTAAGACTTAAAAGAATAAGGATAAAAGAGCTGGAACTGGGGGACCTCATGACCGGCAAATGGAGACATTTGACCGAAGAGGAAATAAAAAGGCTAAGGGCCTGA
- a CDS encoding SDR family oxidoreductase: MGSLSVMLPKGLARFNLSGKTAVVIGGTGALGGAIAQGLGEAGARIAVLGRDNTRGDLRVRSIQEQGGAAAFFKADALDRLSLVDAQGMIVKRFGQPDILVNAAGGNKPGAVLKADLPFGNLALHDWAEVFNLNLVGGVFYPCQVFGTAMANQGRGSIINIASVAAHLPLTNVIAYSSSKAAVLNLSQFLSTVWATKGVRVNTITPGFFPAEQNRKLLFEDDGSPKPRAKAIWSHTPMGRFGKPEELMTAAIFLASDFSSFTTGSDIRVDGGFLSMTI; encoded by the coding sequence ATGGGATCATTAAGTGTTATGTTGCCGAAAGGTCTCGCAAGATTCAATCTGAGTGGAAAAACCGCTGTAGTCATCGGCGGCACAGGCGCGCTCGGAGGAGCTATAGCACAAGGATTGGGCGAAGCGGGAGCCAGGATAGCCGTACTTGGAAGGGACAATACTCGCGGAGATCTAAGAGTCAGATCGATACAGGAACAAGGAGGAGCAGCTGCTTTTTTTAAGGCGGACGCGTTAGACAGGCTTAGTTTGGTGGATGCTCAAGGGATGATTGTTAAAAGGTTCGGCCAACCGGATATCCTTGTTAATGCGGCCGGAGGCAATAAACCCGGGGCTGTTTTAAAAGCAGATCTTCCATTTGGGAATCTTGCATTACATGATTGGGCTGAAGTATTCAATCTGAACCTCGTGGGTGGGGTATTTTACCCGTGCCAGGTATTCGGCACCGCGATGGCAAATCAAGGGCGGGGCAGTATCATCAACATCGCAAGTGTAGCAGCTCATCTTCCGTTGACAAACGTAATCGCGTACTCTTCCTCTAAAGCGGCTGTTTTGAACCTCTCGCAGTTCCTTTCGACGGTCTGGGCCACCAAAGGGGTCAGAGTCAACACGATAACCCCGGGGTTCTTCCCGGCGGAACAGAACCGCAAATTATTGTTTGAAGATGATGGCTCACCAAAACCCCGGGCTAAAGCGATCTGGAGCCATACACCGATGGGACGTTTTGGCAAACCTGAGGAGCTGATGACCGCGGCAATATTTCTTGCGAGTGATTTCAGCAGTTTTACGACCGGTTCCGACATTCGCGTTGACGGCGGGTTCCTGAGCATGACGATATAG
- a CDS encoding PfkB family carbohydrate kinase, translating to MNTATVSRYGLNFPENFRWGCVGLGHTRVRLNPGTQAYSHLDPGARLQCIGPTGGEANVAINLADSAGLNTTMLTALVKGDPWYGMIKRGYGAMGVNTDYAKIFDYKPRGPVHGTVFSPLGYGEESPEVTYHVAGEAAAQLGPADFDFDQVFFPGAAFAHTGGIFLTVGVNTPELIINFLESAGKNDVIRSFDLNWRKKLWADNPNQANAQKIYRDIVQRVEILEGNKSDLADALGIEGFQSGMAKKTDPLDPTPHMVMITETVKQFPNLKVVLTNLRHEIDTNHQLWSALAWVNGKFYHAPKKEIFVLDRVGGGDATTAYFLWSMLNGKTEQEAIDIAWAAGALKTATVGDTLKVGPEKVLAKAKAGRSGAAAEIAR from the coding sequence ATGAACACCGCGACTGTTTCGAGATACGGCCTGAATTTTCCGGAAAATTTCAGATGGGGCTGCGTCGGACTCGGTCATACCCGTGTAAGATTGAATCCCGGAACACAGGCTTACAGCCACTTGGATCCCGGAGCAAGGCTGCAGTGCATAGGCCCGACAGGCGGCGAAGCGAACGTTGCAATAAACCTTGCTGACAGCGCGGGGCTCAATACTACCATGCTGACCGCGCTGGTCAAGGGTGATCCCTGGTACGGAATGATCAAAAGAGGATACGGAGCCATGGGGGTTAATACGGACTATGCAAAAATATTTGATTATAAGCCGAGAGGTCCGGTACATGGCACTGTCTTCAGCCCTCTCGGGTACGGAGAAGAAAGCCCTGAGGTCACTTACCATGTAGCAGGCGAAGCAGCCGCACAGCTTGGACCTGCTGATTTTGACTTTGATCAGGTATTTTTCCCCGGTGCTGCATTCGCTCATACCGGCGGTATCTTTCTGACCGTCGGTGTTAATACACCGGAATTGATAATCAATTTTCTTGAGTCTGCCGGAAAAAATGATGTCATCAGGTCGTTCGACCTGAACTGGCGTAAAAAACTCTGGGCCGATAATCCCAACCAAGCTAATGCGCAAAAGATCTACAGGGATATCGTCCAAAGAGTGGAGATCCTTGAAGGCAATAAAAGCGATCTGGCCGACGCGCTTGGCATCGAAGGATTTCAATCCGGGATGGCAAAAAAAACAGATCCTCTTGATCCGACCCCGCACATGGTCATGATCACGGAGACCGTGAAACAATTTCCGAACCTTAAGGTCGTGCTGACGAACCTTCGCCATGAGATCGACACCAACCACCAGCTATGGAGCGCTCTAGCATGGGTCAACGGCAAATTCTACCACGCCCCCAAAAAAGAGATATTCGTACTGGACCGCGTCGGCGGCGGTGACGCCACCACGGCATACTTTTTGTGGTCGATGCTTAACGGCAAGACCGAACAGGAAGCGATCGACATAGCATGGGCAGCCGGCGCGCTTAAAACGGCCACTGTCGGTGACACTTTAAAAGTCGGCCCTGAAAAAGTGCTTGCCAAGGCAAAGGCCGGAAGGTCCGGCGCAGCCGCGGAGATCGCGCGTTAA
- a CDS encoding DUF1667 domain-containing protein, translated as MVENKRITCIECPKSCRLEIEAESGKFMFIKGNECKKGETYAKNEIECPARILTSTILAEGLELRMVPVRTNKPIPKEKMFDAMERIKHIRIKTQGKTGDVIEKNFIGTGFDLILTRDIE; from the coding sequence ATGGTAGAGAACAAGCGGATAACATGCATCGAATGTCCCAAAAGTTGCAGGCTCGAGATAGAGGCCGAGTCGGGAAAGTTCATGTTCATAAAAGGCAATGAATGCAAAAAAGGCGAGACATACGCGAAGAATGAAATAGAATGTCCGGCGAGGATACTGACATCGACGATACTGGCGGAAGGCCTTGAACTTAGGATGGTGCCGGTAAGGACAAACAAGCCGATACCAAAAGAGAAGATGTTCGATGCGATGGAAAGGATAAAACATATCAGGATAAAAACACAGGGGAAAACGGGTGATGTTATTGAAAAAAACTTTATTGGGACCGGATTTGATCTCATCCTCACAAGGGATATTGAATGA